One window of Lacerta agilis isolate rLacAgi1 chromosome 14, rLacAgi1.pri, whole genome shotgun sequence genomic DNA carries:
- the LOC117057901 gene encoding olfactory receptor 10A7-like: MQHVASREGQNQTTVSEFILLGFGDLLNLQVVLFVLFLTIYLATMAGNLLIVFLVMAVQHLHTPMYFFLGNLSFLESCYSSTILPKMLTVLLTGERTISIKACFTQFFIFSCLGGSECYLLSVMSYDRYLAVCRPLHYASLMNSRLCLQLAAGSWVSGLLVGTGITVRVSQLTFCGPNIIDHYFCDVIPDIKQISCTDTYLVELSAFIFVCIFTLPPFVLTMASYAYIIATILKIPSTTGRQKAFSTCSSHLTVVALFYGTLMLVYMLPGSRKLRYTKKIFSLFYTVLTPMVNPLIYSLRNKEVKEALQRVIRKFIAYSTF; this comes from the coding sequence ATGCAGCATGTGGCAAGCAGAGAGGGACAAAATCAAACAACTGTTTCTGAATTCATACTCTTGGGATTTGGAGATCTCCTCAATCTGCAGGTTGTTCTCTTTGTGCTCTTCTTAACAATCTACCTGGCCACCATGGCTGGGAATCTCCTCATTGTATTTTTGGTTATGGCTGTTCAACATCTCCAcactcccatgtacttcttcctagGGAACCTCTCCTTTCTTGAATCCTGCTACAGCTCGACAATTCTGCCCAAGATGTTGACTGTACTTCTGACCGGTGAAAGAACTATATCTATAAAAGCCTGCTTCAcacaattttttatattttcttgctTGGGAGGTTCTGAATGCTACCTCTTGTCTGTGATGTCTTATGACAGGTACTTAGCAGTGTGCAGACCATTACATTATGCCAGTCTCATGAACAGTAGGCTGTGCCTGCAGTTGGCAGCTGGATCCTGGGTAAGTGGACTCCTGGTTGGCACAGGCATAACTGTTAGGGTATCACAGTTAACTTTCTGTGGCCCCAACATCATTGATCATTACTTCTGTGATGTCATACCAGACATAAAACAGATTTCTTGCACCGACACATACTTAGTAGAATTATCTGCCTTcatatttgtttgcattttcacCCTGCCACcctttgttctcacaatggcctcCTATGCTTACATCATCGCTACAATCCTCAAAATCCCATCTACCACTGGAAGACAAAAGGCCTTCTCCACCTGCTCATCTCACCTCACAGTGGTGGCCCTCTTTTATGGAACGCTGATGCTAGTTTATATGCTCCCAGGATCAAGGAAACTCAGATACACgaagaaaatattttctctcttctATACTGTCCTAACTCCCATGGTCAATCCCTTGATATACAGCTTGAGAAACAAAGAGGTGAAGGAGGCACTGCAAAGAGTTATTAGGAAGTTCATAGCCTATTCAACGTTTTAG